From Oceanibaculum nanhaiense, a single genomic window includes:
- a CDS encoding SRPBCC domain-containing protein — MRLVKTSIEIACSPGEAWRVLMDFPAYAEWNPFIQQITGTATPGHRLRLTQTLPDGRTRSIRYRVVKLDVRRELRLRSSALLPGLLRRELVFRMISRGAMGCSFYQQEEVSGLFSIFIGAGSLAALRLRFEAMNAALKARCEGTEPPMLVLAHHDAVEDAPAKDAQGADTVEGGATAA, encoded by the coding sequence ATGCGTCTGGTGAAAACATCGATCGAGATTGCCTGCTCGCCGGGTGAAGCGTGGCGTGTGCTGATGGATTTCCCCGCCTATGCGGAGTGGAACCCCTTCATCCAGCAGATCACCGGCACAGCCACCCCCGGCCATCGGCTGCGCCTGACCCAGACACTGCCCGACGGGCGGACGCGGTCCATCCGCTACCGGGTCGTGAAGCTGGATGTCCGGCGTGAGCTGCGGCTGCGTTCCAGCGCCCTGTTGCCCGGCCTGCTGCGCCGCGAGCTTGTGTTCCGCATGATCAGCCGCGGGGCGATGGGCTGCAGCTTCTACCAGCAGGAGGAGGTCAGCGGGCTGTTCTCCATCTTCATCGGCGCGGGTAGCCTCGCGGCGCTGCGGCTGCGCTTTGAGGCGATGAACGCGGCGCTGAAGGCCCGCTGCGAAGGCACCGAGCCGCCGATGCTGGTGCTGGCGCATCACGATGCCGTCGAGGACGCACCGGCCAAGGACGCACAGGGCGCGGACACGGTAGAAGGCGGCGCGACGGCGGCTTGA
- a CDS encoding putative toxin-antitoxin system toxin component, PIN family, giving the protein MLVIDTNVLVAGLRSRNGASFHILKALGEGRLLAAASAALLFEYEAVLRRDDQLSAFWLDETEIDTLLGVLASKLYPTPIHFEWRPQLTDPGDEKVLETAINAAARAIVTHNTSDFIPNTLRFGIEVITPAELLRQQPELMEDKQ; this is encoded by the coding sequence ATGTTGGTGATTGACACGAATGTTCTTGTCGCGGGACTGCGCTCAAGGAACGGCGCAAGCTTTCATATTCTGAAGGCGTTAGGCGAAGGACGGCTTCTGGCGGCGGCCTCCGCAGCGTTACTTTTCGAATATGAGGCTGTTCTGCGGCGCGACGATCAACTGAGCGCCTTCTGGTTGGATGAAACGGAGATCGATACCCTTCTCGGCGTGCTGGCCAGCAAGCTGTATCCCACACCCATTCATTTCGAATGGCGGCCACAGCTCACCGATCCGGGCGACGAGAAGGTGCTTGAAACGGCGATCAATGCCGCTGCGAGGGCAATTGTCACCCACAATACCTCGGACTTCATTCCGAATACGCTTCGCTTCGGCATTGAGGTTATTACACCTGCCGAATTGTTGCGCCAGCAACCGGAATTAATGGAGGACAAGCAATGA
- a CDS encoding ribbon-helix-helix protein, CopG family, producing the protein MSTYSLRIPDDLMEEAKKLAARNDTSLNQFFLAAIAERVGTERTKRVFERMAAKADEQTFQAILNRVPAAPIPPSDALPE; encoded by the coding sequence ATGAGCACTTATTCTCTGCGCATCCCGGATGATTTGATGGAAGAGGCCAAGAAACTGGCCGCTAGGAACGACACGTCGCTGAACCAGTTCTTCCTGGCCGCCATTGCCGAGCGTGTCGGCACCGAACGTACCAAGCGTGTGTTCGAGCGCATGGCCGCCAAGGCGGATGAGCAGACATTCCAGGCGATCCTCAACCGTGTCCCGGCGGCGCCCATTCCGCCTTCCGACGCACTGCCGGAATAG
- a CDS encoding aminopeptidase P family protein: MSAVSPSTAPLKTHSAPHETRLRALRAELARRGLDGFLVPRADEHQGEYVPARAERLAWLTGFTGSAGNAAVLRDAAAVFVDGRYTLQVAAQVDGGLFARIHSADQSMPDWIEANLTAGAKLGYDPWLHTPNDLEKLKVAVEKAKGALVAVEGNPLDAVWADQPAPPATPAVPHEIAHAGMASADKRRQIAADLAKAGEDAAALTLPESIAWLLNIRGTDVPHTPLPLSFAILNADASVSLFIDPAKLGEATRCHLGNEVALATPDAFLPALAALGTAGKRVRVDPATAPVAVLEQLQTAGAKVTRAADPCLLPKACKNPVELQGSREAHRRDGAAVTRFLAWLAREAPKGTVDELTASDRLEAFRAETGLLRDLSFDTISGSGPNGAIVHYRATEATNRVMQPGELYLVDSGAQYLDGTTDITRTIAIGQPSAEMRDRFTRVLKGHIAIATARFPQGTTGSQLDVLARLSLWQSGFDFDHGTGHGVGSYLSVHEGPQRISKAGNTIALQPGMIVSNEPGYYKTGAYGIRIENLVAVTEAVEVPGGERPMLGFETLTLAPIDRTLIDLPLLTPEERGWMDGYHARVRETLAPLLDEETRGWLEEATRPL; the protein is encoded by the coding sequence ATGTCCGCTGTCAGCCCCTCCACAGCGCCCCTGAAGACGCATAGCGCGCCGCACGAAACCCGCCTCCGCGCCCTGCGTGCCGAACTGGCGCGGCGCGGGCTGGACGGGTTCCTGGTGCCGCGCGCCGACGAGCATCAGGGCGAATATGTGCCGGCCCGCGCCGAGCGGCTGGCCTGGCTGACCGGCTTTACCGGTTCGGCCGGCAATGCGGCGGTGCTGCGCGACGCGGCGGCGGTGTTCGTCGATGGCCGCTACACGCTGCAGGTGGCGGCACAGGTCGATGGCGGGCTGTTCGCGCGCATCCACAGTGCCGACCAGTCGATGCCCGACTGGATCGAGGCCAACCTGACGGCGGGGGCGAAGCTGGGCTACGATCCCTGGCTGCACACGCCGAACGATCTGGAAAAGCTGAAGGTGGCGGTGGAGAAGGCGAAGGGCGCGCTGGTCGCTGTCGAGGGCAACCCGCTGGACGCGGTCTGGGCTGACCAGCCGGCGCCGCCGGCCACCCCCGCCGTGCCGCACGAAATTGCCCATGCCGGCATGGCCTCGGCAGACAAGCGCCGCCAGATCGCGGCGGACCTGGCGAAGGCGGGCGAGGATGCGGCGGCACTGACCCTACCGGAATCCATTGCCTGGCTGCTGAACATTCGCGGCACGGACGTGCCGCACACGCCGCTGCCGCTGTCCTTCGCCATTCTGAACGCCGATGCCAGCGTCAGCCTGTTCATCGATCCGGCCAAGCTGGGCGAGGCAACGCGCTGTCACCTCGGCAACGAGGTCGCGCTGGCCACGCCCGACGCTTTCCTGCCGGCACTGGCGGCGCTGGGGACGGCGGGCAAGCGGGTCCGCGTCGATCCGGCGACAGCGCCGGTTGCGGTGCTGGAACAGCTGCAGACGGCAGGGGCGAAAGTGACACGCGCCGCCGATCCCTGCCTGCTGCCCAAGGCCTGCAAGAACCCGGTGGAGCTGCAAGGCAGCCGTGAGGCGCACCGGCGCGATGGCGCGGCGGTGACGCGCTTCCTGGCCTGGCTGGCGCGCGAGGCGCCGAAGGGCACCGTGGACGAGCTGACCGCCTCCGACCGGCTGGAAGCCTTCCGCGCAGAGACCGGACTGCTGCGCGACCTGTCCTTCGACACCATCTCCGGCTCCGGCCCGAACGGCGCCATCGTGCATTACCGTGCGACCGAGGCGACGAACCGGGTGATGCAGCCGGGCGAGCTCTATCTGGTCGATAGCGGCGCGCAATATCTGGACGGTACCACGGACATCACCCGCACTATCGCCATCGGCCAGCCCTCGGCGGAGATGCGCGACCGTTTCACCCGTGTGCTGAAAGGCCATATCGCCATCGCCACGGCGCGCTTTCCGCAGGGCACGACCGGCAGTCAGCTGGACGTTCTGGCGCGGCTTTCGCTCTGGCAGAGCGGTTTCGATTTCGACCATGGCACCGGCCATGGCGTCGGCAGCTACCTGTCGGTGCATGAGGGGCCGCAGCGCATCTCCAAGGCCGGCAACACAATCGCGCTGCAGCCGGGCATGATCGTCTCCAACGAGCCCGGCTACTACAAGACCGGCGCCTATGGCATCCGCATCGAGAATCTGGTGGCGGTCACGGAAGCCGTCGAGGTGCCGGGCGGCGAGCGGCCGATGCTGGGCTTCGAGACGCTGACCCTGGCGCCGATCGACCGCACGCTGATCGATCTGCCGCTGCTGACGCCGGAAGAGCGCGGCTGGATGGATGGCTACCATGCCCGCGTGCGCGAGACGCTGGCGCCGCTGCTGGACGAAGAGACCCGCGGCTGGCTGGAAGAGGCCACCCGGCCGCTGTGA
- a CDS encoding DUF1127 domain-containing protein gives MSSNTALNNTANAAAHNGAYTMPQIDVLSNITYARSLQAAAVRKGTIFVARAIARGAVWLVQPVLDWQRKNRTYSELMSLDDRMLEDIGLHRTQVRSVAYDSDVDAGIAANTNRSPKAA, from the coding sequence ATGTCGAGCAACACCGCTCTGAACAACACTGCCAATGCTGCGGCGCACAATGGTGCCTACACCATGCCGCAGATCGACGTTCTGTCGAACATCACCTATGCCCGCTCCCTGCAGGCTGCCGCTGTCCGCAAGGGCACGATCTTCGTGGCCCGCGCGATTGCCCGCGGTGCCGTGTGGCTGGTGCAGCCGGTCCTGGACTGGCAGCGCAAGAACCGCACCTATTCCGAGCTGATGTCGCTGGACGACCGCATGCTCGAGGATATCGGCCTGCATCGCACCCAGGTGCGCAGCGTGGCCTATGACAGCGACGTCGATGCCGGCATCGCCGCCAACACCAACCGTTCCCCGAAGGCAGCGTAA
- a CDS encoding 50S ribosomal protein L11 methyltransferase, which translates to MSDQKRIGGYRVELEVPAELALDFAEAIEPFVSAVAMVELGEGVTWKIEGFGESQPDRAGVISAVAVTALTNGVAEPETRIEVLPWTDWLKENRRRFPPIQIGRYFIHGSHHQKQPPSGSIPLLIDAAIAFGSGEHATTRGCLMAAGDMAKRRHRPFRVLDMGCGSGILGVAAAKSWPCRVLLSDIDPQARDVARENTRLNRVPAVRAISGPGYRNPLVTRKGPYDLIFANILARPLCRMAKDLKRHLAPGGIAVLSGLTARQEKWVLSAHRAQRLYLKRRIPQDGWHTLVIG; encoded by the coding sequence ATGAGCGATCAGAAACGCATTGGCGGTTACCGCGTCGAGCTTGAGGTTCCGGCCGAACTGGCGCTGGATTTCGCCGAGGCCATCGAGCCCTTCGTCAGCGCCGTGGCGATGGTGGAGCTGGGCGAGGGCGTGACCTGGAAGATCGAAGGGTTCGGCGAGAGCCAGCCGGACCGTGCCGGCGTGATCTCCGCCGTGGCGGTGACCGCGCTGACCAATGGCGTCGCCGAGCCGGAGACGCGGATCGAAGTGCTGCCCTGGACCGACTGGCTGAAGGAAAACCGGCGCCGCTTCCCGCCGATCCAGATCGGTCGTTATTTCATCCATGGCTCGCATCACCAGAAGCAGCCGCCCTCGGGCAGCATCCCGCTGCTGATCGACGCCGCCATCGCCTTCGGTTCTGGCGAGCATGCCACCACGCGCGGCTGCCTGATGGCGGCCGGCGATATGGCGAAGCGCCGGCACCGGCCGTTCCGGGTGCTGGATATGGGCTGTGGGTCGGGGATTCTGGGCGTGGCGGCGGCGAAGAGCTGGCCCTGCCGGGTGCTGCTGTCGGATATCGATCCGCAGGCGCGCGACGTGGCGCGGGAGAATACGCGCCTCAACCGCGTGCCGGCCGTGCGCGCGATCTCCGGGCCGGGCTACCGCAACCCGCTGGTGACGCGCAAGGGACCCTACGATCTGATCTTCGCCAACATCCTGGCGCGGCCGCTGTGCCGTATGGCGAAGGATCTGAAGCGCCATCTGGCGCCGGGCGGCATTGCCGTGCTGTCGGGCCTGACCGCGCGGCAGGAGAAATGGGTGCTGTCCGCGCACCGCGCCCAGCGCCTCTATCTGAAGCGCCGGATCCCGCAGGATGGCTGGCACACGCTTGTGATCGGCTGA
- a CDS encoding ATP-dependent helicase → MSMTTPSSPDFRPAASRPAYLDTLNAAQRQAVETLDGPVLVLAGAGTGKTRVLITRLAHLLVTGRAKPWNILAVTFTNKAAREMRERIAAIIGPAAEQIWLGTFHAICVRILRRHAELVGLKSNFTILDADDQVRLLKQLLQAEGIDDKRWPARVLMGTIQRWKDRALSPDRVPAEDAMELAGGKIVQLYRQYQERLLTLNAADFGDLMLHCVELFQKHPEVLAEYHDRFSYMLVDEYQDTNVAQYLWLRLLAQKNKNICCVGDDDQSIYGWRGAEVGNILKFEKDFPGAAVIRLEQNYRSTPHILAAAGGLIAKNEGRLGKTLWTEANEGEKVRVRGVWDGEEEARTVGEEVEALQRAGNSLAEMAVLVRAGFQTREFEERFITLGVPYRVVGGPRFYERLEIRDAIAYLRIIAQPDDDLAFERIVNTPRRGLGDATLQAAHQLARAQGTSLMTACRQLVGTDELKPKPRKSLSDLIRDFDRWRAELTHMPHPDLAQLVLDESGYTAMWQLDKSPEAPGRLENLKELIRAMEEFESLAGFLEHISLVMENAEDSSLDQLSIMTLHSAKGLEFDTVFLPGWEEGLFPHQRALDESGASGLEEERRLAYVGLTRARKRADILYAANRRVHGLWQNSLPSRFVSELPADHVEQDVEGGLFGGGARQTDWGAASRSGAYASSPPRESGGYFEGGRRFARREQPTLEGVPYSVATNKPNADGVKRGTRVFHQKFGMGTVRSVEADKLEIEFDKAGTKKVLAAFVEKK, encoded by the coding sequence ATGTCCATGACCACGCCTTCCTCCCCCGATTTCCGTCCGGCCGCGTCCCGGCCCGCCTATCTCGACACGCTGAACGCGGCACAGCGCCAGGCCGTGGAGACGCTCGACGGACCGGTCCTCGTGCTGGCCGGCGCCGGCACCGGCAAGACCCGGGTGCTGATTACCCGGCTCGCCCATCTGCTGGTCACCGGCCGGGCGAAACCTTGGAATATCCTGGCCGTCACCTTCACCAACAAGGCGGCGCGCGAGATGCGCGAGCGCATCGCCGCGATCATCGGCCCGGCGGCGGAGCAGATCTGGCTCGGCACCTTCCACGCGATCTGCGTGCGTATTCTGCGCCGCCATGCCGAGCTTGTGGGGCTGAAGAGCAATTTCACCATCCTCGACGCCGACGATCAGGTGCGGCTGCTGAAGCAACTGCTGCAGGCCGAGGGCATCGACGACAAGCGCTGGCCGGCCCGCGTGCTGATGGGCACGATCCAGCGCTGGAAGGACCGCGCGCTCAGCCCCGACCGGGTGCCGGCGGAAGACGCGATGGAGCTGGCCGGCGGCAAGATCGTGCAGCTGTACCGGCAATACCAGGAACGCTTGCTGACTCTGAACGCCGCCGATTTCGGCGATCTGATGCTGCATTGCGTGGAGCTGTTCCAGAAGCATCCGGAGGTGCTGGCGGAATATCACGACCGCTTCAGCTACATGCTGGTGGACGAGTATCAGGACACCAACGTCGCGCAGTATCTCTGGCTGCGGCTGCTGGCGCAGAAGAACAAGAACATCTGCTGTGTGGGCGATGACGACCAGTCGATCTATGGCTGGCGCGGCGCCGAGGTCGGCAACATCCTGAAGTTCGAGAAGGATTTCCCTGGTGCTGCGGTTATCCGGCTGGAGCAGAATTACCGCTCCACCCCGCATATCCTGGCCGCCGCCGGCGGGCTGATCGCGAAGAATGAGGGGCGGCTCGGCAAGACGCTGTGGACCGAGGCCAATGAGGGTGAGAAGGTCCGCGTGCGCGGCGTCTGGGACGGCGAGGAGGAGGCCCGCACCGTCGGCGAGGAGGTCGAGGCGCTGCAGCGCGCCGGCAACTCGCTGGCCGAGATGGCGGTGCTGGTGCGTGCCGGCTTCCAGACCCGTGAGTTCGAGGAACGTTTCATCACGCTGGGCGTGCCCTATCGGGTGGTTGGCGGGCCGCGCTTCTATGAGCGGCTGGAGATCCGCGACGCCATCGCCTACCTGCGCATCATCGCGCAGCCGGACGATGACCTCGCCTTCGAGCGGATCGTGAACACGCCCCGGCGCGGGCTGGGCGATGCCACCCTGCAGGCCGCGCACCAGCTGGCGCGCGCGCAGGGGACGTCGCTGATGACCGCCTGCCGGCAGCTGGTCGGCACCGACGAGCTGAAGCCGAAGCCGCGCAAGTCGCTGTCCGACCTGATCCGCGATTTCGACCGCTGGCGCGCCGAGCTGACCCATATGCCGCATCCCGACCTGGCGCAGCTGGTGCTGGACGAGAGCGGCTATACCGCCATGTGGCAGCTCGACAAATCGCCGGAAGCGCCGGGCCGGCTGGAAAATCTGAAGGAGCTGATCCGCGCCATGGAGGAGTTCGAGAGCCTGGCCGGCTTCCTCGAACATATCAGCCTGGTGATGGAGAATGCCGAGGACAGCTCGCTCGACCAGCTCTCGATCATGACGCTGCACAGCGCGAAGGGGCTGGAATTCGACACCGTGTTCCTGCCCGGCTGGGAGGAAGGGCTGTTCCCGCACCAGCGCGCGCTGGACGAAAGCGGTGCCTCCGGGCTGGAGGAAGAACGTCGCCTCGCCTATGTCGGGCTGACGCGGGCGCGTAAACGGGCGGATATCCTCTATGCCGCCAACCGGCGGGTGCATGGGCTGTGGCAGAATTCGCTGCCCTCGCGCTTCGTCTCCGAACTGCCGGCCGATCATGTCGAGCAGGATGTCGAGGGCGGGTTGTTCGGTGGCGGCGCGCGGCAGACCGACTGGGGCGCGGCCAGCCGCAGCGGGGCCTATGCCTCCAGCCCGCCGCGCGAGAGTGGCGGCTATTTTGAAGGTGGCAGGCGCTTTGCGCGCCGCGAGCAGCCGACCCTGGAAGGCGTGCCCTACAGCGTGGCGACCAACAAGCCGAATGCCGACGGGGTGAAGCGCGGTACCCGTGTGTTCCACCAGAAATTCGGTATGGGCACGGTGCGCAGCGTCGAGGCCGACAAGCTGGAAATCGAATTCGACAAGGCCGGCACCAAGAAGGTGCTCGCCGCCTTCGTGGAGAAGAAATGA
- a CDS encoding RlmE family RNA methyltransferase — protein MSRGSGPSGRSGPAVRVKTARKRSLSSTLWLQRQLNDPYVAEAKRQGYRSRAAFKIAQLDDKFHFFKGAKRIVDLGAAPGGWTQVAVERAPNAVIVALDILPMDEMGGVTVLHMDFLADDAPDRLKAALGGKADLVLSDMAPPTTGHTKTDHLRIIGLCESALAFAEEVLAPGGTFACKVFQGGTEGTLLNRMKLCFTTVKHAKPPSSRSDSAELYVVASGFRGAPEEPEAE, from the coding sequence ATGAGTCGCGGCAGCGGCCCCTCCGGGCGTAGTGGACCGGCGGTACGGGTGAAGACGGCGCGCAAGCGCTCGCTCTCCTCGACACTGTGGCTGCAGCGCCAGCTGAACGACCCCTATGTGGCGGAGGCGAAGCGCCAGGGCTATCGCTCGCGCGCGGCCTTCAAGATCGCCCAGCTGGACGACAAGTTCCACTTCTTCAAGGGGGCGAAGCGTATCGTCGATCTGGGGGCGGCGCCGGGCGGCTGGACCCAGGTGGCGGTGGAGCGCGCGCCGAACGCCGTCATCGTGGCGCTGGACATCCTGCCGATGGACGAGATGGGCGGGGTGACCGTGCTGCATATGGATTTCCTGGCCGACGACGCGCCCGACCGGCTGAAGGCAGCGCTGGGCGGCAAGGCGGATCTGGTGCTGTCCGACATGGCGCCGCCGACCACCGGCCACACCAAGACCGACCATCTGCGCATCATCGGCCTGTGCGAGAGCGCGCTGGCCTTCGCGGAAGAGGTGCTGGCGCCCGGCGGCACCTTCGCCTGCAAGGTGTTCCAGGGCGGCACCGAAGGCACGCTGCTGAACCGCATGAAGCTGTGCTTCACTACAGTGAAGCATGCCAAGCCGCCCTCCAGTCGCTCTGACTCGGCGGAGCTTTACGTCGTCGCCAGCGGCTTCCGCGGCGCGCCGGAGGAGCCGGAGGCGGAGTAG
- a CDS encoding Ppx/GppA phosphatase family protein codes for MRVINKPYRPENARMPAALPPASDTLVRDEAAFRPAPPVFAALDLGTNNCRLLVARPARRERGCEGFKVIDAFSRVVRLGEGVCSSGLLSPAAMDRTVEALRVCAQKMERRQVTSFRAVATEACRRAANCNEFMVRVKDETGLAIEIIDTEEEAALAVAGCVPLLDRDTPYGLVFDIGGGSTEVSFFKLEEGGGHELRKIISIPLGVVSLAERFGCQDIGRTVYEAMIAEVAPHLEKFEAICSIGQRIKAGEVQMLGTSGTVTTLAGMSMGLARYDRSKVDGTFLGFDQVQEMTTRLVSLDYAGRAAQPCIGHDRADLVLAGCAILDAICRRWPVGRLRVGDRGVREGILFGLLERHETGRVRHATGPHYRRLTL; via the coding sequence GTGCGTGTCATCAACAAGCCTTATCGCCCCGAGAATGCCCGGATGCCGGCGGCTTTGCCGCCGGCCTCGGACACGCTCGTCCGCGATGAGGCGGCGTTCAGGCCAGCCCCGCCGGTATTCGCGGCACTCGATCTCGGCACCAACAATTGCCGGCTGCTGGTCGCCCGCCCGGCGCGGCGCGAGCGCGGCTGCGAGGGCTTCAAGGTGATCGACGCCTTCTCGCGCGTCGTGCGGCTGGGCGAGGGCGTGTGTTCCAGCGGCCTGCTGTCGCCCGCCGCGATGGACCGCACGGTGGAGGCGTTGCGCGTGTGCGCGCAGAAGATGGAGCGCCGCCAGGTGACATCCTTCCGCGCCGTTGCCACCGAGGCCTGCCGCCGCGCCGCCAACTGCAACGAGTTCATGGTCCGGGTGAAGGACGAGACCGGCCTCGCCATCGAGATCATCGACACCGAGGAGGAGGCGGCGCTGGCCGTCGCCGGCTGCGTGCCGCTGCTCGACCGTGACACGCCCTACGGCCTGGTCTTCGATATTGGCGGCGGCTCGACCGAGGTGTCCTTCTTCAAGCTGGAGGAGGGCGGCGGGCACGAGCTGCGCAAGATCATTTCCATCCCGCTGGGCGTGGTCAGCCTCGCCGAACGCTTCGGTTGCCAGGATATTGGCCGCACCGTCTATGAGGCGATGATCGCCGAGGTGGCGCCGCATCTGGAGAAGTTCGAGGCGATCTGCTCCATCGGCCAGCGCATCAAGGCCGGCGAGGTGCAGATGCTCGGCACCTCGGGCACGGTGACCACGCTGGCCGGTATGTCGATGGGCCTCGCGCGCTATGACCGCTCCAAGGTGGATGGCACCTTCCTGGGCTTCGATCAGGTGCAGGAGATGACCACAAGGCTGGTCTCGCTGGATTATGCCGGCCGCGCCGCACAGCCCTGCATCGGCCATGACCGCGCCGACCTGGTGCTGGCCGGCTGCGCCATCCTGGATGCGATCTGCCGGCGCTGGCCGGTCGGGCGCCTGCGGGTCGGCGATCGCGGCGTGCGCGAGGGTATCCTGTTCGGCCTGCTGGAACGGCATGAGACCGGCCGGGTGCGCCACGCTACCGGGCCGCATTACCGGCGCCTGACGCTTTAG
- a CDS encoding BRO-N domain-containing protein, translating to MAEKTAAELQEYLKTRVAIDPETGCWKWQGAATKAGYRQRSQTVLSESGLYKLIMRSNRPNARPFQDWVTREVLPAIRKTGTYTMEKGETMPLPADIASAWQEVAKAKMAEALARVAEAEAYSIVAKEEAEKLLPSREALVKGCNVPLFVLMVGAVLRLPTAPESAGNHHQIVFFQL from the coding sequence ATGGCGGAGAAGACCGCAGCGGAACTCCAGGAGTACCTGAAGACGCGGGTCGCCATCGACCCGGAGACCGGCTGCTGGAAATGGCAAGGTGCTGCCACCAAGGCCGGCTACCGCCAGCGCTCGCAGACCGTTCTGTCCGAAAGCGGTCTCTACAAGCTCATAATGCGCAGCAACCGCCCGAACGCCCGTCCCTTCCAGGATTGGGTTACCCGTGAAGTCCTCCCGGCGATCCGCAAGACGGGCACCTACACGATGGAGAAGGGCGAGACCATGCCGCTGCCTGCCGACATCGCTTCGGCGTGGCAGGAGGTGGCCAAGGCCAAGATGGCCGAGGCCCTGGCCCGCGTGGCGGAAGCCGAGGCGTACAGCATCGTCGCCAAGGAGGAAGCCGAGAAGCTGCTGCCCAGCCGTGAAGCGCTCGTGAAGGGCTGCAATGTTCCCCTGTTCGTCCTGATGGTCGGGGCGGTCCTCCGGCTGCCGACAGCGCCCGAGAGCGCGGGCAATCACCACCAGATCGTCTTCTTCCAGCTCTAG
- a CDS encoding TetR/AcrR family transcriptional regulator produces MSATKEKEQQTDKPRRRSRAERSEETRQALFQAAAEMVGEHGYAEASISRITARAKVAQGTFYNYFDSRQDLFDQLLPALGDKMLAYIRSRMGEATGPEREERRIRAYFDFLRDYPEFYRILYEAETLAPKAHRQHIDAIAGGYARALSRSWERGEMPGYEKRELEVVAFMLLAARGYLSMRYGFSGDRPGAMPDWVIEAYMKFVRHGLYHVQAPDSNRCK; encoded by the coding sequence GTGAGCGCGACCAAGGAAAAGGAACAGCAAACGGACAAGCCGCGGCGCCGTTCGCGCGCCGAACGCAGCGAGGAAACACGCCAGGCGCTGTTCCAGGCGGCGGCCGAAATGGTCGGCGAGCATGGGTATGCCGAGGCGTCGATTTCCCGCATCACGGCGCGGGCCAAGGTGGCGCAAGGTACCTTCTACAATTATTTCGACTCGCGGCAGGATCTGTTCGACCAGTTGCTGCCGGCGCTCGGCGATAAGATGCTCGCCTATATTCGCAGCCGGATGGGCGAGGCGACCGGTCCGGAACGCGAGGAGCGGCGCATCCGCGCCTATTTCGACTTCCTGCGCGACTATCCGGAATTCTACCGCATCCTGTATGAGGCTGAGACGCTGGCGCCGAAGGCGCACCGCCAGCATATCGACGCGATCGCCGGTGGCTATGCCCGCGCGCTTTCGCGCAGCTGGGAACGCGGCGAGATGCCGGGCTACGAAAAGCGCGAGCTGGAGGTGGTCGCCTTCATGCTGCTGGCGGCGCGCGGCTATCTGTCCATGCGCTACGGCTTTAGCGGGGATCGCCCCGGCGCAATGCCGGACTGGGTGATCGAGGCCTATATGAAGTTCGTGCGGCACGGCCTGTACCACGTGCAAGCGCCGGACAGCAACCGGTGTAAATAG